One window of Magallana gigas chromosome 2, xbMagGiga1.1, whole genome shotgun sequence genomic DNA carries:
- the LOC117681374 gene encoding ankyrin repeat domain-containing protein 50-like, with product MCVFNDPLGKESFDEILNNSWQTYEEELKLYLKTAKLVMSSRNHIIFDTRVTHNLVNQSHIVNIDDDKYKLSVNEKRQILAIYTSDMNLSDKDCDEIVEVEMYFPLLCKLYSSKDDYKNMGIGFFKEPVTVLKEEIIGFRKKDIGKYCALALLVLFNDDLCVSDLLNNKDTEKKIKHTLKLCGLPKNTPPSVIGDNLNSIKDFFVKKIGDTYHFYHDFVNEVTTHVFGTDYPTSTIKYADIGFLRRRVGLENCQKHKDSFAIYLSDRYTEDLGERLFTELFGERLVDVVLNPCLRNKKIIKVLKKKIADHPENIQMFLEPKKIKIDEQELYRTSKDLILSKLSFLNLENEVSPLFALIVFCHTQLSQYCINTLQQRQIDLTSFSLIPAMYCNGSIELFNNVFKGHAEKPLKKTWGEVFPIHIVSVFHNYELLDELIKSGANVNQKTDDCECFTPLMLASGNETQENGNYNHGESGATRRDKTVEILLRNGADINLCSEHGVTPLIVACFKGHDSTVKLLLNEVEINSRQKNVDILLFIACLQGHNITVQLLLSNGADINSCDKDGTSPLSAACRNGNDRTVHLLLNKGADINLCGKDGASPLYAACQNGHNITIQILLSNGADINLCDTDGISPLHEACHYGHTRTVQLLLSNGANINLCQKNGTSPLFTACQEGHDNIVKLLLSNGADINLYMKSGASPLYVACQEGLHSTVKLLLKNEIDFDLCDQFGASPLNAASRNGHNSTVQLLLSNGANIDLCQNNGASPLHEDCCNGHESIVQLLLSNGADINLCQKNGASPLHAACFNGHVSTVQLLLSNGVDINQCMESRTSPLFFAWQN from the coding sequence atGTGCGTTTTTAATGATCCATTAGGAAAAGAATCTTTTgatgaaatattgaataattcatGGCAAACATATGAAGAGGAATTAAAGTTGTACTTAAAAACAGCAAAACTTGTGATGTCGAGTAGAAATCACATTATTTTTGATACTAGAGTGACACATAATCTTGTGAATCAATCACATATCGTAAATATCGATGATGACAAATATAAATTATCTGTAAATGAAAAACGGCAGATTTTGGCCATATATACATCTGATATGAATTTATCCGACAAAGATTGTGATGAGATCGTTGAAGTAGAAATGTATTTTCcgttattgtgtaaattatatTCTAGCAAAGACGATTACAAAAATATGGGcataggattttttaaagaacccGTAACAGTGCTGAAAGAGGAAATAATAGGGTTCAGAAAAAAAGACATCGGTAAATATTGTGCTTTGGCTCTCCTTGTACTTTTTAACGATGATCTTTGCGTAAGTGATCTTCTAAACAATAAAGAcacggaaaaaaaaattaaacacacgTTAAAACTCTGTGGATTACCAAAGAACACACCACCTTCGGTTATTGGGGACAATCTTAACTccattaaagatttttttgtcaaaaagaTTGGCGACACGtatcatttttatcatgattTTGTGAATGAAGTTACCACTCATGTGTTTGGAACAGATTATCCAACTTCAACAATAAAATACGCCGATATTGGCTTCCTCAGAAGAAGAGTAGGGCTAGAAAATTGTCAAAAACACAAAGACTCGTTTGCTATCTATTTAAGTGACAGATACACAGAAGATCTTGGAGAAAGGCTTTTTACTGAACTGTTTGGAGAACGCCTTGTAGATGTCGTACTCAATCCCTGTCTccggaataaaaaaataatcaaagtactaaaaaaaaagatagcaGATCATCCCGAAAATATACAAATGTTCCTAGAACCAAAGAAAATTAAGATTGATGAACAAGAACTTTATCGGACATctaaagatttaattttgtcTAAACTTTCCtttttgaatttagaaaatgaaGTATCGCCACTTTTTGCTCTGATTGTATTTTGTCACACGCAACTATCACAGTACTGCATAAATACTCTACAACAAAGGCAGATCGATTTAACCAGCTTTTCCCTCATTCCTGCGATGTATTGCAATGGGTCAATAGAACTGTTTAATAACGTTTTTAAAGGTCATGCAGAAAAACCTTTGAAAAAGACATGGGGAGAAGTCTTCCCTATTCACATTGTATCTGTGTTCCATAATTATGAATTACTTGATGAGTTGATTAAGTCAGGTGCAAATGTCAATCAAAAGACTGACGATTGCGAATGTTTCACACCCCTTATGTTAGCATCTGGTAACGAAACCCAGGAAAACGGAAACTACAATCATGGGGAATCCGGTGCAACACGGAGAGACAAAACCGTAGAAATTTTACTGAGGAATGGAGCAGACATCAATTTATGTAGTGAGCACGGAGTCACTCCTCTTATTGTAGCTTGTTTTAaaggacatgatagcactgtgaAACTTTTATTGAATGAAGTAGAGATTAATTCACGCCAGAAAAATGTAGACATTCTTCTTTTTATTGCTTGTCTACAAGGACATAATAtaactgtacaacttttactaagTAATGGGGCAGACATTAATTCATGTGATAAggacggaaccagtcctcttTCTGCAGCTTGTCGTAACGGAAATGATAGAACTGTACATCTTCTGCTGAATAAGGGGGCAGACATTAATCTATGTGGTaaggacggagccagtcctctttatgcagcttgtcaaaacggacataaTATCACTATACAaattttactgagtaatggggcagacattaatttatgtgatacGGACGGAATCAGTCCTCTTCATGAAGCTTGTCATTACGGACATACTAGAACTGttcaacttttactgagtaatggagcaaacattaatttatgccagAAAAATGGAACCAGTCCTCTTTTTACAGCTTGTCAGGAAGGACATGATAACATTGTaaaacttttactgagtaatggagcagacattaatttatatatgaaGAGCGGGGCCAGTCCACTGTATGTAGCTTGTCAAGAAGGACTTCATAGCACTGTAAAACTTTtactaaaaaatgaaatagactTTGATTTATGTGATCAGTTTGGAGCAAGTCCTCTTAATGCAGCCAGTCGTAACGGACATAACagcactgtgcaacttttactgagtaatggagcaaacATTGATTTATGCCAGAATAATGGAGCCAGTCCTCTTCATGAAGATTGTTGTAATGGACATGAGAgcattgtacaacttttactgagcaatggagcagacattaatttatgccagAAAAATGGAGCCAGCCCTCTTCATGCAGCATGTTTTAATGGACATGTTAGCACTGTACAACTATTGCTGAGTAATGGAGTAGATATAAATCAATGTATGGAGAGCAGAACCAGTCCTCTATTTTTTGCTTGGCAAAACTGA